The sequence AGACAAACCATTTCAGTAGTAAAGACAATTATGCTTGGACAAGGAAAAGGAAGAGgatggccagcaacaagatattgcttattatatataatgctattattgctattacttattatttattatatattaatatgctattaagaagcataaagactcaaacagaaaaaattatattatggagaaacactatccaaCTGATCAACAGGAGCGGCAATTGACCTGATAGCcttcaaaaaaaaaatgccaatTCAATATTGTTAATATCCCTTGTAATTAATAACCCAATTAAACCTTATCTTTAGCTGCCATTTCTGCTTTGTCTTTTGTATTGTAGAGTCAACACTACACTGAAATGAAGGTTGACCATGACTAGAGACATTTGCAGTTCTTTAGACGTTTCCTCTTGCATGTTCTGCAGCTTCCTGGTTGATTTGTTAGACCTGAGAAAGATTTCAGCAGGCCAGGTACTCCTGGGAAAATTCTAAAAATGTGGATAAATGTGTTCCCTCAATAAATGAAAGCTGTTCTCTAAATTACTCCAATTCTTTGTGTCTAAAGATGCTCCCTTTATTTGACTTGTCATTGTGAGCCCAACAGAAGCTTGGAGGTTGAGCAAGATTTGCATTTCAGGGATCTGCACCAATGTGAGGAGGCGCCGTGACAGCCGTGGTCGGTGCAGCAATCACATAAAGCCCATGATTGTTCAACTTAATGGTGTTGGCAAAACACAGGAGACAGGAAGCAAAGTGACTATGGGCAAGTGGGCAGGACAGACAATGCAAACAAAGCAAATGCAAATGAGAAGCAAAGCAATGTGGCGACTACTAATGGGAATCAGGACCCTGGGACAAAGTGCTCAAATACAAAGAGaagtatattatttatttatttatttatttattaggattttaacgtcatgttttacactttggttacattcatgacagaacaggtagttactcattacacaagtttcatcagttaaaaaatttaatgtcaaacacagtcatggacaattttgtatctctaattcaccccacttgcatgtctttggactgtgggaggaaacccacacacacacacacgaggagaacatgcaaacccaggaccttcttgctgtgaggcgacagtgatacccactgagccaccatgtaaTTATGGTACAGTATTATCAAAATAATACTTACTTAACATTTTGTGATGTTAAACCAGACAGCTGGTTCGCTGTTGCgacagcaataaaaaaaaaacatccgaCTATTTATTTCTCAGAAACTGACACGGCTAACTTTTGCCCcattttgtttctacacatcaCTAATCCTTATGCTTTTAACTCTTACCTGTAAATTGGCAGAGGAAGGTAGTTCTCTGCCTCAATGCGGATGTCTGGGTACCGCTGGGACAAGACCTGCGTGTACTCCTCAAACACCCGCTTGTATCCTCAGGAGATACTGGAACAAATAAAGCAAAACACAAGTGATAAATAAAGGAGTGGAAGAACATGAATGCAGAAACTTCCAGACAGGTGTACTGAATgatataataaagcaataaccATCAGGACCCAGCTGACCTTGGCTTTGGTTAAAGATcgtgaaaaaaaaaccttaccAACAGAGGGTTTATTTAGaaatttaatgttttcttttgacTTCATCCCACCAAAGCATTACTATATTATATACAATtaagtattaattaaaatacaaattttCTCAAAATTACTGAGACaatagaaataatgtaaatacagaCACCAATTGTCGATGTTTTCTGCTTGATGTAACACAGCTACTCAACAGTCCACTCAACACATTTTCAACAGACCTTTTAGACTGTTAGAACTTAGATGAAATGTATTACAAGGCCTTTGTGAGCTCTGTTTTTTTCTTGCAGATATCAGATTTCTCTCTAACTCACATTCAGAAAATAATTCTACTTTTGTTTGTTGCTGAATAAACTGATGCAAAGAGTGTAATTGGTTAATCCCAGTTACTTAGCAGTGTTTGGTTGAGGGTAAACCAGGGCTGTTTCTCATGAACTTGAAATCGGATTACAGTGGCCAAATCCCTTACGGAgccataagtgtgtgtgtgtgtgtgtgttctagtgAACCATTTCGGATTTGTCCCTTGCCTGGTAAATCGGACTAGAACAATCACACCTGCGTGAGGATTATAAACATGCTATAAACATgttataaatatttgtttattttgtttcctCAAAatcacattaataaaacattaaaaaagtaatatgaatACAACCACGGtaccaaaaaagttaggacagttatattgttttttaatgtataatatttttaataaaaatttttatatttatatttttttccttaaaatataaaattttttttttcaaagaacATAATGAAGATGACTATGTAAATGTGGCATGTAATTGTACTGATCGGGCCTAATACACAATGATTCGTTAAAGACTATGAAGTGCACTGAGTAGCATCTACTTTAAAGTAATTTCGCTCCCTACTTAGGGCGCCTACTTAGGAAGTTTAGCTGTGATTTGGTATTAAAGGCTGTCCCTGGGAAAATCACTAAAGACGATTCACAGTCACTGAACTAGATGATAcatgtaaaaaaacataaatagcaGCTATAAATAAGTGATTTAATTAGTCGTTAAATTCGAGCTGACAACACAGATAagtgttataaaataaataaataaagatgctTTCTTACCAAATTTGGAATTTCAGAAGTGGACCCGTTGAGAAGTGCATTTTGGTTTTCCTAACGCCGCTGTTGTGAGCAGAAGtgcagtaaaataataaaaataatgcaaaaacTGAGAGAAATAAAAAGCGCATCCTGACTCCTCACACACCTGCTAAGTGCTAATGAAACACCACACTTAAACTACAGCAGCAAAATACGCGATCTGATTGGCTTACACTCCTCACGTGGCGGGGGGCGTTGGAGTTGGGGGCGGGGCCAGGCTTCAGTCTTCATTCAACTTCTGACTCGTAGTGATCAcaggtcgcggtgggtccggaGACTTCCCAGATGTGGCGAGTCACAGACTGTTGCGAGCCTCACATGTGAGATCTGCAGCCAGATCTTTCCCAGAATGTTAGGAAAGAAAACCCACAAGATAGAGCAAAAATCATagaggatagatagatagatagatagatagatagatagatagatagatagatagatagatagatagatagatagatagatagatagatagatagatatagatagataaaaaaaGAGTTTGAAAGTTCAGTCTTCAGTTataatgttgtactgtactttgttttaagCCAGAGAAGAAGTGCAGTGAAAGGAATACATgaagttttattatattattgtttatgaacaaaaacCTTTCACTAAAAAAGAATTGAcgttctttaatatttttgtgtactttattttacaaaaagccagagagAGGGGGATGAGAGGGGCaattatgttttctttttatagaattgtttctgaacaaaaaccccagacttcattaaagtttattacattaaaaaaaattactttttattcgtctgaaaactgtagtgggttttcacatgcacatgattaactaattaacacaaaatcatttagtCGTCAAAGCATAGTGAtaatacattcacctcataaatatacttcactttatttattttcattcattacccattcatgtagccactttagtcaccttcattactctgtaaatacatattagtctatacactgtgcaatcatcattatctgtttaatattcttaataTTCTTATATCTCTCAAGTGGCGCTCATGGGCcctagtgcaaaaaaaaaattgggggcCCCcttaacaaatttcatatatatatgcTGCATGCTGACAGctaatcagaatgaattaaaggtaggtgaaattaaattaaagtgaaGTGAGCTCTTGTTGTGGAGGGGTCCCCCCCcttgccatgggccccagtgcacttgCCCCCCCTGCCCtccctgtagttacgcccctgtatgtctcctcatttcacttatctggtcacttctgcactttaactgtattatatgtatataatctctatcttgcacttctggttagatgctactgcatttcgttggctttGTACTTGCTTACTCTACACAATGACGATAAAGTTTAATCTAATctttataatctaatctaaatcatgacacactgctcttccctgcatgaaagtaaataagctgctttataagtaaaaagtatcggtattagtatcggcgatactggccctgtatttacttggtatcggatcgataccaaattttgcagtatttcagtttagtttttttgttttattaggattttaacgtcatgttttacactttggttacatttatgacaggaacggtagttactcattacacaagattcatcagttcacaaggttatattgaacacagtcatggacaatttagtgtctccagttcacctcacttgcacgtctttggactgtgggagtaaacccacgcagacacggggagaacatgcaaactccaccgccccacctggggatcgaacccaggaccttcttgctgtgacagtgctacccactgagccaccgtgccgcccccctgcatgaaagtaaataagctgctttataagtaaaaagtatcggcgatactggccctgtatttacttggtatcggatcgataccaaattttgcactatcgcacaccactaagattgtttgtttattgtttattaggattttaacgtcaggttttacacgttggttacattcatgacaggaacggttgaatcattacacaagattcatcagttcacaagtttatatcgaacacagtcacggacaatttagtatctccaattcacctcacttgcatgtctttggactgtgggaggaaaccggagcacccggaggaaacccacgcggacacggggagaacatgcaaactccaccgccccacctggggatcgaacccaggaccttcttgctgtgaggcgacagtgctacccagtacccactcagccaccgtgccgcccctcacCACTACGAAAAACACTTTTTCAGCGTTCAGTTTTGTCTTTAAAAAGTGGCTGAATACCAAATGCCTTCTTCCTTCTTACACAAGTGCACTTTGCGTGATATAATATAATGGGCTGTAACACTATATATAGTGCACTCTAGTGTTAAGTAATTGTCGGTTTGGGATGCGGCCCGTTGTTTTGCTTGATTACAGCTTTTAACGCAGGCCGTTCCGGAAGGGGCGGAGCTAAGCTTGTGAGTACGTAGCCATACAGCAAGATAAGTTTCTTCCCTGGTCGTGCTGAGAGCCTGCGAGCGAGGCCGTGCGCCATTCCGCGTCCAAACCGATCTGCAAACTAGAATCTAACACGAAATCTGCAGCGATGGTGGCGAAACAGAGAATCCGCATGGCGAACGAGAAGCACAGCAAGAACATCACACAGAGAGGCAACGTCAAGACCTCGGTAAGGCCGCCCGTCACCatggagatgtgtgtgtgtgcgtgtgcgcgtgAGTGAGACGTGTCAGATTCGGCTCACTTCCTTCTTCCCTCGAcgaagaaaataaacaaactaaagaTTCGCTTCATTGTTTTTACAAAgcagatattttatattttaatgtgtttctatttctaCTCAAATATCTACAATTTACctagctgtatgtgtgtgtttaaaacagCATACTTCCTAAGTAATATGTCGAAATAGTACGCCAACAAAGTTTAAACGCCTTTTtaatacagttgcaatcagtctgacatgcttttatttatatatttatttagtatagTAGTAAACAATCTgggtatttgtgtatttatactTATAAGCTTGGTATAATACACATTGGGGCATTTTCATAATATCATATTAAGTATGGTAGTTTACACGCTGGAATGTTTTAACactttagtacagtagtatataCTTTTgagatgtttatatttatataatttatattttcagcatttagcagacgcttttattcaaaacagtatacaatctaagcaattgagggttaagggccttgctgaagggcccaacagtggcaacctggcagtggtgggatttgaaccggcaacctcctgcttactagtccagtaccttaactgctaggctacaaatgCTACAAATGTTTCATACTAATTGCTGGGGCGGGTGGGgtgatccaggtcctttctgtgtggagtttgcatgttctccccgtgtctgcgtgggtttactccgggagctccggtttcctcccacagtccaaaaacatgcaagtgaggtgaattggagatactaaattgtccatgactatgttcgatataaacttgtgaactgatgaactttgtgtgaagagtgactaccgttcctgtcatgaatgtaaccaaagtgtaaaacatgacgttaaaatcctaataaacgccgctcaggtggcgcagcggtaaaaagaaacgcgctgcaaccagggctggattctgagaagcgtggtatcgaatccagccttgctttaccggttcgaagctgagtggctatatgagcaacgattggccggttgctcatgtggggggtgggacaaagaacgtggatgtgggtctctctctgtcagaatgcgattgcgttctctgccggttgattggaggcgcttacacagagatgggagagggtgcccttagggtgtgtctctccgcatgcaacgctaggtggcgccaaactcgtcaatgtgtgggtggcaaagatgcatctggctgctgctcgtgtttcggaggggatacgggttagcttcaatcacctccgtcagggcagggttcggcatagacagagaggaagcacgatgctaactgaacaattggatgcgctaaaaaggggagaaaaaggggtaaaaaaatttaaaacaaaaaaaacaaaaaaaaatctaatcctaataaacaaacaaacaaactaattgCTATGATAGGATATGTTTTGGGATATGTTCATCATTTTTAAGAACATCAACATCAATATACGTTTTGGGATTTATATTGTTTAGTATGGTAATATACACCTTATACACCTTGGGATGTATTTACATCCAGTATGAATTATATCTGTTATGGAATGTTTCAAACCATTTAGTATGATAGTAAACACATtgtatgtttttacatttttaagtatGACTGAATGCttgaggggcggcacggtggcacggtgggtagcactgtcgcctcacagaaagaaggtcctgggttcgatccccaggcggagcggtacgggtcctttctgtgtggagtttgcatgttctctccgtgtctgcttgggtttcctccgggagctctggttttctcacacagtccaaaacatgcagtcaggttaattggagacattgaattgcccagtaggtgaatgggtgtgtgtgtgtgtgtgtctgccctgcgatggactggcgccctgtccagggtgttactgtgtgccttgcatccattgaaaagctgggataggctccagcaccccccacgaccctaattggataagaggttaagaaagtgagtgcgagtgagtgagtgagtgagtgaatgcttGAGGATTTACATTTTGGGGTGTAACTGCACTATGTAGTATGATTTTGAGTTGTAGTAATCATACTATTTAGTTGTATGGATGTAGTCATATTATTTAGTGTGGTACTTTGTATGTTTTAGACATAGATAGGATTTGATTGACATGATTTTTACTATGACAGTAGTAAGTTTGGTATGTAGCTTTACTTATGAATGTGATCTTGCTGTCCACAGAAAAATAACACAGATGTCAAAGTCGCAGTGGGACCATGGCTCCTGGCGCTCTTTGTTTTTGTGGTCTGTGGGTCAGGTAAGAATTATATTCTACAAAAATATTttggcttaatgtttttttaattgtaaatgctgttacattttattaaactgACAATGCAAAGGTCCCAGTGAacgttttctgtgtgtgttaaacTTGTATATCTGCTGCAGGATTTGTAAACACCACATGTCAATGCATGCAGTGAAGCAACCATTCATGTGAAGCCTATCAGTCATGcctacaattatttttttcttttaataagtTGTAGGTGTTTTTAGGGAGCAAATATCAAGTGTTTTCACTGCTACTCGAACTGCTACACCAAAGGCAACCTTGAGTCCAGAACAAAATTGCAGtactagtttttaaacactcatAAGAACTTGTGCTCTCGAGTTCAAATACCAGGTGGTGCTGTCAGCCTGGTCAGGAAAGGGATTTTGAATTTATTAACTTTACAGCTGTGGCCtttgctgtctggtcaaggtgtcAAGGTGCCTGCATTAGTGATAGATGAAGTGGAGCACTTGGCGTGTCTCTCTGGATGCAGTGCAGCTCTCTGTGAAATAATCGCGGACAAGTCAGATGCCTTAAACACAACACAGTATAAGTCATGTGGTGGGGAAAACATCATCCTCGATCTTTGATGCACAAAACATTCTTGTAGGTCATTGCAGTAGAGAGTAAACCAATGTTACAGAATCAAAGCTTTCATGGTTTTGCCCTTGTATTACAGTGAAGGCCATGCATGATAAGCATGCTTTTATAAGCAAGGTTGGCCTGATAGCAAGATATTTTTGAACAGCACCAACGCCTACAGGTGTGCCTGCTCTCACAGCTCTGTTTTGATAAATTCTTTACTGGCCAGATTCCAGGATTGCCATTCCTCCTtgcaatttaaaaacaaagaacGTATTTTCTCTTCGCAATATTAACCAATTCACTATTGCTTTACAAGATTCTCGAGTCCAATCAAATGCCTCAACCACATACTAGGTGTCACAATTAAAGCACCAAGAAGGTGACTTCCTTTTTTACCTTAGTTTTTTCATTAATTGTAGTTTGTCAGTCTGCACAGTGCCTAACCAGACTGGTCGTACCGCTAAGACTAGTAACCAGGGCTCATCAGTGTTAGGCTAGAACAAAagattgctgcaccacctgagcaatCCAGCAATAGTGGAATCTTCAGAAGgctgtttatttcttttgttaatTCCCAGTCACAAGCACTTGTGATCCATTAATGCCCACTGTCACTCTCTGTTTAGTCTTCCAGGGTAAATTTGTCCAAGGTATTTGACATTTTGGCATGTTTTTAATCTCTCCCTTCTGCTGGTGTTCTGTTTGTCTGCCCTGGGTTTTATTGCCCGAGTACTTTGGCAGAGCGTTATCTGATCTCTGCAGAGCAgtgaaacaaacaaaacagaaactcTCAGTTCCTCTTTTAGTGCTGGCTTTTGGGCACTTTAAAAGTAATCATTTTCCAGTCCTGCTGTTTATATTCTGTTGGGACTTCACACACTTTATTTCCCCATTATTGGATATCCTTAAATGAGCAGTAAGAATATGATGATGAATTATTTGTTTCTATTTTGTTCATCACTGTTCTAGGTCACAAATCAACATGTAGACAGAAAAGAATCCTGGAAAAGCTAGcacatgtaacacacacacacacacacacacacacacacacacacacagaactagAAAGTCCTACAGTCATTCTTTAATACTTGCTTGGTCGCAAGGCAAATGTTGACTACCCCACCTTCACTCAGTACTGCCACATGTGTCAATGTACATTCAGTCAtattttgttttctgtttttccaCAGCCATATTCCAGATCATTCAGAGCATCCGAATGGGAATGTAAGAAGCTGTGCAGATCCACTATCCAACCAAGACTCGCCATTCCAGATTCCACTTCCTTCTCCTGACTTTGCAATGGAGGGATTTTTCTCAGCACCTTCTGCGGCTTCCAGTTAATTGAAATGAATCGTGTTCCTTCTGTCAGAGGTGCATCGACATGTGATTCCTTCTCTTGTGCCTTTTTTCAATGAGAAAATTCATCCAGCCGTTATCCACCATGCATTGTTTTGTCAGTGGGagcaaaatgtaataaatactgTAAGGTGTTACGTGACGTCTTAATTTCTCATACATTCCTTTAGATTCTGTTGTAATTTTTTTCTCCAAATGAAGGGGTTTGCTATGTTCTATACTTTGATTCTTATATTTAACTGACCAAATAGTGGGGCACTTTGCACAAGTTTGAACTTCAATTGAAATACAACGCTGAGCTCAATTCACTAGAAAAATGAACGCCTCTGACAGTGTCTTGCAGCTATAATTTCTTTGACCactaattatttttctttaccttttattttttgtgatttttggCTTCTAACAGTATTTCTGATCACTGCCTTTGTGTATTCCAGTTCTTACCAGCTGCAGTGTTTGGCTACCTATGGGCTTTGTCTCATTTACAGTTCTCAGGCACATTTTGCTGTCTAGTATTTCTAGGGGGCCTGGGTGGGTGCTTGTAATGGACCCTGGGgtcaaatgaaaataaaatgtcattCTGCCcatgtgtttgatttttttttacacacacacacacacacagttggtACAGAGGACCATGCTACTCTCAGTATGCCTCCCTCACTTGTGTCAGCGCCTTGGCAAGACAGTTAAAATTGCTGTTGCAGGGGAGCTCTGTGGGCACGGTGGTCTAATGTGCTCCCCCACTGCTACTGAGAGCCAGTTTGAAAGTCATCTGTGCTGTCGACCGGCCAGGCACAAACACATAATACATGGagaaaaattaacaaacaataGGTCATGATATCCAGATCACTTAAACAAACAAGAACTAGCACATGAcaatttttttctaaaaaaagaatgaaCCACTTTAACAGAAACCAAACTCACTAGTCAGGGTCACCTGTGATCTTGACACAATGTACGGAACGTTGTGACCCCACAGTTCTCCTGCTTTCTTATCATGCACTATTTGAtctaaagtatgtggatgccTGACTGAGCCTGTTAATGGCGAgatggcctggctcacagtcg is a genomic window of Trichomycterus rosablanca isolate fTriRos1 chromosome 4, fTriRos1.hap1, whole genome shotgun sequence containing:
- the LOC134311334 gene encoding stress-associated endoplasmic reticulum protein 1-like, producing the protein MVAKQRIRMANEKHSKNITQRGNVKTSKNNTDVKVAVGPWLLALFVFVVCGSAIFQIIQSIRMGM